A window from Culex pipiens pallens isolate TS chromosome 3, TS_CPP_V2, whole genome shotgun sequence encodes these proteins:
- the LOC120428389 gene encoding protein draper isoform X2, with product MRSIRLMNARAFGLVVILTTALAAAQLDELVVDDDLEGPNVCKEVEQYQVFVTAPREITYQERYQKWCVAVPPRCSAYRVRTKIVNETTGINKERILKKCCSGYAKNKELNRCEPVCNPGCRHGKCIAPETCRCDQGYVGKSCNINCPPNRWGSDCSQVCKCKNNSTCDAQDGSCSCPKGYRGTTCEFQCPSDRFGQDCAEVCQCLNGGKCDPVSGECYCAPGFTGPLCAQKCPEGKHGDQCQSDCRCQNGGSCDSQTGKCICPAGYTGSVCANRCQSQRYGKDCAEKCECFNGADCNHVTGECICAPGFMGAKCLDSCPSNTYGINCTEQCRCLNKAECDSATGKCSCLAGWTGADCGMRICPDDRYGDGCTKKCECDVSNTKMCHPWTGKCLCEPGWSSAACDRPCPFLKYGQDCSIHCNCKNNSPCNHINGTCNCIAGFKGEICEEQCDNGTYGQNCSERCECQNGATCAPETGQCFCAPGWQGIRCDRPCDTHRYGKDCAQSCNCTNGGVCNPVNGQCTCPAGWSGEKCEQKCESGRFGQNCSQSCDCHLENTLACNATTGKCICKADWGGVRCESRCQMGLYGESCSEVCACHNNSSCDPITGECICSRGWTGANCDEPCPDGFFGHGCKERCPGTMHGNTTCNHITGKYSCRPGYIGTTCEHPCPTNTYGPECSLKCTCKNGGECSHETGMCQCPPGWTGANCEAVCPNGFYGPNCSQKCSCKNDAKCRKNDGQCICKPGWMGNRCDEVCPEGFYGNHCMDSCNCPAGNFVCHAALGCLCSNGYTGEKCDVSAAEAKIHRKDEDLYENSTNYQGVTGNSLDLERLESSTEPALTTQMEENPTGNSTYNFDWKIEGGPGGAGGILEPNSTNDDNDEGGEETTPTAGEDFGKPPLDDYIHLPDEPHAAHSDNETEQIEGQRRWKGNLTIDDESSNFTLVNSTLRQEKLFASNAGLAWGLVLAVMFVGVIVALVLYYRRRVANLKAEVNHVVNYMCQEQPGHFDNPVYSAYQGQPGSGSGAAAAGNRLENNGLLPNGSLIRNNLRTQKSNLDKYRYPENESVGTDRSYSIQYLTESQKNFDADMTNPNYNTIDDKDHVYDEIKHKDGYKDLDTEYDHLDYSRPGSSHKTHYFRMPNPMSGGSPKEINVLRENGTTINNLSSPGLNIRQPLVVPVINAADCGSSSTNSSPTPPMLRANDSSNLYVKMTSEGSSPAGSDQECTGGGGSSSNKIPEHQLNIK from the exons atgagAAGCATACGACTGATGAACGCTAGAGCGTTCGGCTTGGTCGTGATCCTGACGACCGCCCTGGCTGCAGCCCAGCTGGATGAGCTGGTAGTGGATGACGATCTGGAAGGCCCGAACGTCTGCAAAGAGGTCGAGCAGTACCAGGTGTTTGTGACGGCCCCCAGGGAGATCACCTACCAGGAGCGGTACCAAAAGTGGTGCGTGGCCGTTCCGCCTCGGTGTTCGGCGTACCGAGTGAGGACGAAGATTGTCAACGAAACCACCGGCATCAACAAGGAGCGGATCCTGAAAAAGTGCTGCTCGGGATATGCGAAGAACAAGGAACTCAACCGGTGCGAGCCGGTTTGCAATCCCGGATGTCGGCACGGCAAGTGCATTGCGCCGGAAACGTGCCGCTGTGACCAGGGATACGTCGGAAAGTCGTGCAATATAA ACTGTCCACCGAATCGCTGGGGCTCGGACTGTTCGCAGGTGTGCAAGTGCAAGAACAACTCCACCTGTGACGCCCAGGACGGCAGCTGTAGCTGTCCGAAGGGTTACCGGGGCACGACGTGTGAGTTCCAGTGCCCATCCGATCGCTTCGGCCAGGACTGTGCCGAGGTGTGCCAGTGCCTGAACGGGGGCAAGTGCGATCCCGTGTCCGGCGAGTGTTACTGCGCACCGGGCTTCACCGGACCGCT gTGTGCTCAAAAGTGCCCGGAGGGTAAACATGGCGACCAGTGTCAGTCGGATTGTCGCTGCCAGAACGGAGGAAGTTGCGACTCGCAGACGGGTAAGTGCATTTGTCCGGCCGGTTATACGGGATCGGTGTGTGCGAATCGGTGCCAGAGCCAACGGTACGGCAAGGATTGTGCGGAAAAGTGTGAATGCTTCAACGGTGCGGACTGCAATCACGTGACCGGGGAGTGCATTTGCGCGCCTGGGTTTATGGGTGCCAAGTGTTTGGACTCGTGTCCGAGCAATACGTACGGGATCAACTGCACGGAACAGTGCCGGTGCCTCAATAAAGCCGAGTGCGATTCGGCCACGGGAAAATGTTCGTGTCTGGCCGGCTGGACCGGAGCGGACTGCGGCATGCGGATCTGTCCCGACGATCGGTACGGGGACGGTTGCACCAAAAAGTGCGAATGCGACGTCAGCAACACCAAGAT GTGTCACCCCTGGACCGGAAAGTGCCTTTGCGAGCCGGGATGGAGTAGCGCGGCGTGCGATAGACCTTGCCCGTTCCTGAAGTACGGCCAGGACTGTTCGATCCACTGCAATTGCAAAAACAATTCGCCCTGCAATCACATCAACG GCACCTGCAATTGCATTGCCGGCTTCAAGGGAGAAATCTGCGAAGAGCAGTGCGACAACGGAACGTACGGCCAAAACTGCAGTGAACGATGCGAGTGTCAGAATGGGGCCACGTGCGCACCCGAAACCGGCCAGTGCTTCTGCGCTCCGGGCTGGCAAGGAATCCGGTGTGACAGGCCATGCGATACGCATCGCTACGGCAAGGATTGTGCGCAAAGTTGCAACTGCACGAACGGCGGAGTCTGCAATCCGGTCAACGGTCAGTGTACGTGTCCGGCCGGGTGGAGTGGGGAAAAGTGCGAACAAAAGTGCGAATCTGGCCGGTTTGGACAGAACTGTTCGCAGAGCTGTGATTGCCACCTGGAGAATACGTTGGCTTGTAACGCCACCACTGGGAAGTGCATCTGCAAGGCTGACTGGGGCG GTGTCCGCTGCGAAAGTCGCTGCCAGATGGGATTGTACGGGGAGAGTTGTTCCGAGGTTTGCGCGTGTCACAACAACTCGTCCTGCGATCCAATCACTGGCGAGTGCATCTGCTCGCGGGGCTGGACCGGCGCAAATTGTGACGAGCCCTGTCCGGATGGATTCTTTGGCCATGGCTGCAAGGAGCGTTGTCCGGGGACGATGCATGGCAATACCACGTGTAATCACATAACCGGAAAGTACAGCTGCCGACCGGGTTACATTGGAACGACGTGTGAGCATCCTTGTCCTACGAATACGTACGGGCCGGAGTGTAGTCTGAAGTGTACCTGCAAAAATGGTGGCGAATGTTCGCACGAGACGGGAATGTGTCAGTGTCCGCCGGGATGGACCGGTGCCAACTGCGAGGCCGTTTGTCCCAACGGATTCTACGGACCGAACTGTAGTCAAAAGTGCAGCTGCAAGAATGATGCCAAATGTCGCAAGAATGATGGTCAATGCATCTGTAAGCCAGGCTGGATGGGAAATCGGTGCGACGAGGTGTGTCCGGAAGGATTCTACGGAAATCACTGCATGGACTCGTGCAACTGCCCTGCCGGTAATTTTGTCTGCCATGCGGCTCTTGGATGCCTGTGCAGTAACGGATACACCGGAGAAAAGTGCGACGTATCGGCTGCTGAAGCAAAGATCCACCGGAAAGATGAAG ACTTGTACGAAAATTCCACAAACTATCAAGGGGTAACCGGGAATTCGTTGGATTTGGAGCGGCTCGAGTCCAGTACCGAGCCGGCTCTCACAACACAAATGGAGGAAAACCCGACCGGGAATAGTACGTACAACTTTGATTGGAAAATTGAGGGCGGACCGGGTGGTGCTGGTGGAATTCTGGAACCAAACAGCACcaacgacgacaacgacgaggGTGGGGAGGAAACCACTCCGACCGCGGGGGAAGATTTCGGCAAACCGCCGCTAGACGATTACATTCACCTTCCGGACGAACCGCACGCGGCCCATTCCGACAACGAAACGGAACAGATCGAGGGCCAGCGGCGGTGGAAGGGAAACTTGACGATTGATGATGAGTCGAGCAACTTCACGCTCGTAAATTCCACCTTGCGGCAAGAGAAACTTTTCG CATCGAACGCCGGCCTGGCTTGGGGGCTGGTACTGGCCGTCATGTTCGTCGGAGTTATCGTCGCCCTGGTACTGTACTACCGGCGACGGGTGGCCAATCTTAAAGCCGAAGTAAATCACGTCGTCAACTATATGTGCCAGGAACAGCCAGGGCACTTTGATAATCCCGTTTACTCTGCGTACCAGGGACAACCGGGATCCGGTTCGGGTGCTGCAGCCGCAGGCAATCGCCTCGAGAACAACGGACTGCTGCCCAATGGCTCGTTGATTCGGAACAATTTACGAACGCAAAAGTCCAACTTGGACAAGTATCGCTATCCGGAGAACGAGTCTGTTGGAACGGACCGAT cttaTTCCATCCAATACCTCACGGAGAGTCAGAAGAACTTTGATGCGGACATGACAAATCCCAACTACAATACAATCGATGATAAGGATCACGTTTACGATGAAATCAAGCACAAAGATGGCTACAAAGATCTCG ACACTGAGTACGACCACCTGGACTACTCGCGGCCCGGAAGTTCCCACAAAACGCACTATTTCCGCATGCCCAACCCCATGTCGGGCGGGTCACCGAAAGAGATCAACGTGCTGCGCGAAAACGGCACCACCATCAACAATCTGTCCTCGCCGGGACTGAACATCCGCCAGCCGTTGGTCGTGCCGGTGATTAACGCCGCCGACTGTGGCTCGTCCTCGACCAACTCGTCGCCGACGCCGCCCATGCTGCGGGCCAACGACAGCAGCAACCTGTACGTAAAGATGACCTCCGAGGGGTCGTCCCCGGCGGGAAGTGATCAGGAATGCACCGGTGGTGGCGGCAGCAGTAGCAATAAGATTCCCGAGCATCAGCTCAATATCAAGTAG
- the LOC120428389 gene encoding protein draper isoform X1, with protein MRSIRLMNARAFGLVVILTTALAAAQLDELVVDDDLEGPNVCKEVEQYQVFVTAPREITYQERYQKWCVAVPPRCSAYRVRTKIVNETTGINKERILKKCCSGYAKNKELNRCEPVCNPGCRHGKCIAPETCRCDQGYVGKSCNIIISDKPLTLWEEFVKYKKQRDCPPNRWGSDCSQVCKCKNNSTCDAQDGSCSCPKGYRGTTCEFQCPSDRFGQDCAEVCQCLNGGKCDPVSGECYCAPGFTGPLCAQKCPEGKHGDQCQSDCRCQNGGSCDSQTGKCICPAGYTGSVCANRCQSQRYGKDCAEKCECFNGADCNHVTGECICAPGFMGAKCLDSCPSNTYGINCTEQCRCLNKAECDSATGKCSCLAGWTGADCGMRICPDDRYGDGCTKKCECDVSNTKMCHPWTGKCLCEPGWSSAACDRPCPFLKYGQDCSIHCNCKNNSPCNHINGTCNCIAGFKGEICEEQCDNGTYGQNCSERCECQNGATCAPETGQCFCAPGWQGIRCDRPCDTHRYGKDCAQSCNCTNGGVCNPVNGQCTCPAGWSGEKCEQKCESGRFGQNCSQSCDCHLENTLACNATTGKCICKADWGGVRCESRCQMGLYGESCSEVCACHNNSSCDPITGECICSRGWTGANCDEPCPDGFFGHGCKERCPGTMHGNTTCNHITGKYSCRPGYIGTTCEHPCPTNTYGPECSLKCTCKNGGECSHETGMCQCPPGWTGANCEAVCPNGFYGPNCSQKCSCKNDAKCRKNDGQCICKPGWMGNRCDEVCPEGFYGNHCMDSCNCPAGNFVCHAALGCLCSNGYTGEKCDVSAAEAKIHRKDEDLYENSTNYQGVTGNSLDLERLESSTEPALTTQMEENPTGNSTYNFDWKIEGGPGGAGGILEPNSTNDDNDEGGEETTPTAGEDFGKPPLDDYIHLPDEPHAAHSDNETEQIEGQRRWKGNLTIDDESSNFTLVNSTLRQEKLFASNAGLAWGLVLAVMFVGVIVALVLYYRRRVANLKAEVNHVVNYMCQEQPGHFDNPVYSAYQGQPGSGSGAAAAGNRLENNGLLPNGSLIRNNLRTQKSNLDKYRYPENESVGTDRSYSIQYLTESQKNFDADMTNPNYNTIDDKDHVYDEIKHKDGYKDLDTEYDHLDYSRPGSSHKTHYFRMPNPMSGGSPKEINVLRENGTTINNLSSPGLNIRQPLVVPVINAADCGSSSTNSSPTPPMLRANDSSNLYVKMTSEGSSPAGSDQECTGGGGSSSNKIPEHQLNIK; from the exons atgagAAGCATACGACTGATGAACGCTAGAGCGTTCGGCTTGGTCGTGATCCTGACGACCGCCCTGGCTGCAGCCCAGCTGGATGAGCTGGTAGTGGATGACGATCTGGAAGGCCCGAACGTCTGCAAAGAGGTCGAGCAGTACCAGGTGTTTGTGACGGCCCCCAGGGAGATCACCTACCAGGAGCGGTACCAAAAGTGGTGCGTGGCCGTTCCGCCTCGGTGTTCGGCGTACCGAGTGAGGACGAAGATTGTCAACGAAACCACCGGCATCAACAAGGAGCGGATCCTGAAAAAGTGCTGCTCGGGATATGCGAAGAACAAGGAACTCAACCGGTGCGAGCCGGTTTGCAATCCCGGATGTCGGCACGGCAAGTGCATTGCGCCGGAAACGTGCCGCTGTGACCAGGGATACGTCGGAAAGTCGTGCAATATAA TTATTTCTGACAAACCACTAACGCTTTGGGAAGAGTTTGTAAAGTATAAAAAGCAACGAG ACTGTCCACCGAATCGCTGGGGCTCGGACTGTTCGCAGGTGTGCAAGTGCAAGAACAACTCCACCTGTGACGCCCAGGACGGCAGCTGTAGCTGTCCGAAGGGTTACCGGGGCACGACGTGTGAGTTCCAGTGCCCATCCGATCGCTTCGGCCAGGACTGTGCCGAGGTGTGCCAGTGCCTGAACGGGGGCAAGTGCGATCCCGTGTCCGGCGAGTGTTACTGCGCACCGGGCTTCACCGGACCGCT gTGTGCTCAAAAGTGCCCGGAGGGTAAACATGGCGACCAGTGTCAGTCGGATTGTCGCTGCCAGAACGGAGGAAGTTGCGACTCGCAGACGGGTAAGTGCATTTGTCCGGCCGGTTATACGGGATCGGTGTGTGCGAATCGGTGCCAGAGCCAACGGTACGGCAAGGATTGTGCGGAAAAGTGTGAATGCTTCAACGGTGCGGACTGCAATCACGTGACCGGGGAGTGCATTTGCGCGCCTGGGTTTATGGGTGCCAAGTGTTTGGACTCGTGTCCGAGCAATACGTACGGGATCAACTGCACGGAACAGTGCCGGTGCCTCAATAAAGCCGAGTGCGATTCGGCCACGGGAAAATGTTCGTGTCTGGCCGGCTGGACCGGAGCGGACTGCGGCATGCGGATCTGTCCCGACGATCGGTACGGGGACGGTTGCACCAAAAAGTGCGAATGCGACGTCAGCAACACCAAGAT GTGTCACCCCTGGACCGGAAAGTGCCTTTGCGAGCCGGGATGGAGTAGCGCGGCGTGCGATAGACCTTGCCCGTTCCTGAAGTACGGCCAGGACTGTTCGATCCACTGCAATTGCAAAAACAATTCGCCCTGCAATCACATCAACG GCACCTGCAATTGCATTGCCGGCTTCAAGGGAGAAATCTGCGAAGAGCAGTGCGACAACGGAACGTACGGCCAAAACTGCAGTGAACGATGCGAGTGTCAGAATGGGGCCACGTGCGCACCCGAAACCGGCCAGTGCTTCTGCGCTCCGGGCTGGCAAGGAATCCGGTGTGACAGGCCATGCGATACGCATCGCTACGGCAAGGATTGTGCGCAAAGTTGCAACTGCACGAACGGCGGAGTCTGCAATCCGGTCAACGGTCAGTGTACGTGTCCGGCCGGGTGGAGTGGGGAAAAGTGCGAACAAAAGTGCGAATCTGGCCGGTTTGGACAGAACTGTTCGCAGAGCTGTGATTGCCACCTGGAGAATACGTTGGCTTGTAACGCCACCACTGGGAAGTGCATCTGCAAGGCTGACTGGGGCG GTGTCCGCTGCGAAAGTCGCTGCCAGATGGGATTGTACGGGGAGAGTTGTTCCGAGGTTTGCGCGTGTCACAACAACTCGTCCTGCGATCCAATCACTGGCGAGTGCATCTGCTCGCGGGGCTGGACCGGCGCAAATTGTGACGAGCCCTGTCCGGATGGATTCTTTGGCCATGGCTGCAAGGAGCGTTGTCCGGGGACGATGCATGGCAATACCACGTGTAATCACATAACCGGAAAGTACAGCTGCCGACCGGGTTACATTGGAACGACGTGTGAGCATCCTTGTCCTACGAATACGTACGGGCCGGAGTGTAGTCTGAAGTGTACCTGCAAAAATGGTGGCGAATGTTCGCACGAGACGGGAATGTGTCAGTGTCCGCCGGGATGGACCGGTGCCAACTGCGAGGCCGTTTGTCCCAACGGATTCTACGGACCGAACTGTAGTCAAAAGTGCAGCTGCAAGAATGATGCCAAATGTCGCAAGAATGATGGTCAATGCATCTGTAAGCCAGGCTGGATGGGAAATCGGTGCGACGAGGTGTGTCCGGAAGGATTCTACGGAAATCACTGCATGGACTCGTGCAACTGCCCTGCCGGTAATTTTGTCTGCCATGCGGCTCTTGGATGCCTGTGCAGTAACGGATACACCGGAGAAAAGTGCGACGTATCGGCTGCTGAAGCAAAGATCCACCGGAAAGATGAAG ACTTGTACGAAAATTCCACAAACTATCAAGGGGTAACCGGGAATTCGTTGGATTTGGAGCGGCTCGAGTCCAGTACCGAGCCGGCTCTCACAACACAAATGGAGGAAAACCCGACCGGGAATAGTACGTACAACTTTGATTGGAAAATTGAGGGCGGACCGGGTGGTGCTGGTGGAATTCTGGAACCAAACAGCACcaacgacgacaacgacgaggGTGGGGAGGAAACCACTCCGACCGCGGGGGAAGATTTCGGCAAACCGCCGCTAGACGATTACATTCACCTTCCGGACGAACCGCACGCGGCCCATTCCGACAACGAAACGGAACAGATCGAGGGCCAGCGGCGGTGGAAGGGAAACTTGACGATTGATGATGAGTCGAGCAACTTCACGCTCGTAAATTCCACCTTGCGGCAAGAGAAACTTTTCG CATCGAACGCCGGCCTGGCTTGGGGGCTGGTACTGGCCGTCATGTTCGTCGGAGTTATCGTCGCCCTGGTACTGTACTACCGGCGACGGGTGGCCAATCTTAAAGCCGAAGTAAATCACGTCGTCAACTATATGTGCCAGGAACAGCCAGGGCACTTTGATAATCCCGTTTACTCTGCGTACCAGGGACAACCGGGATCCGGTTCGGGTGCTGCAGCCGCAGGCAATCGCCTCGAGAACAACGGACTGCTGCCCAATGGCTCGTTGATTCGGAACAATTTACGAACGCAAAAGTCCAACTTGGACAAGTATCGCTATCCGGAGAACGAGTCTGTTGGAACGGACCGAT cttaTTCCATCCAATACCTCACGGAGAGTCAGAAGAACTTTGATGCGGACATGACAAATCCCAACTACAATACAATCGATGATAAGGATCACGTTTACGATGAAATCAAGCACAAAGATGGCTACAAAGATCTCG ACACTGAGTACGACCACCTGGACTACTCGCGGCCCGGAAGTTCCCACAAAACGCACTATTTCCGCATGCCCAACCCCATGTCGGGCGGGTCACCGAAAGAGATCAACGTGCTGCGCGAAAACGGCACCACCATCAACAATCTGTCCTCGCCGGGACTGAACATCCGCCAGCCGTTGGTCGTGCCGGTGATTAACGCCGCCGACTGTGGCTCGTCCTCGACCAACTCGTCGCCGACGCCGCCCATGCTGCGGGCCAACGACAGCAGCAACCTGTACGTAAAGATGACCTCCGAGGGGTCGTCCCCGGCGGGAAGTGATCAGGAATGCACCGGTGGTGGCGGCAGCAGTAGCAATAAGATTCCCGAGCATCAGCTCAATATCAAGTAG
- the LOC120428389 gene encoding protein draper isoform X6, with amino-acid sequence MRSIRLMNARAFGLVVILTTALAAAQLDELVVDDDLEGPNVCKEVEQYQVFVTAPREITYQERYQKWCVAVPPRCSAYRVRTKIVNETTGINKERILKKCCSGYAKNKELNRCEPVCNPGCRHGKCIAPETCRCDQGYVGKSCNIIISDKPLTLWEEFVKYKKQRDCPPNRWGSDCSQVCKCKNNSTCDAQDGSCSCPKGYRGTTCEFQCPSDRFGQDCAEVCQCLNGGKCDPVSGECYCAPGFTGPLCAQKCPEGKHGDQCQSDCRCQNGGSCDSQTGVRCESRCQMGLYGESCSEVCACHNNSSCDPITGECICSRGWTGANCDEPCPDGFFGHGCKERCPGTMHGNTTCNHITGKYSCRPGYIGTTCEHPCPTNTYGPECSLKCTCKNGGECSHETGMCQCPPGWTGANCEAVCPNGFYGPNCSQKCSCKNDAKCRKNDGQCICKPGWMGNRCDEVCPEGFYGNHCMDSCNCPAGNFVCHAALGCLCSNGYTGEKCDVSAAEAKIHRKDEDLYENSTNYQGVTGNSLDLERLESSTEPALTTQMEENPTGNSTYNFDWKIEGGPGGAGGILEPNSTNDDNDEGGEETTPTAGEDFGKPPLDDYIHLPDEPHAAHSDNETEQIEGQRRWKGNLTIDDESSNFTLVNSTLRQEKLFASNAGLAWGLVLAVMFVGVIVALVLYYRRRVANLKAEVNHVVNYMCQEQPGHFDNPVYSAYQGQPGSGSGAAAAGNRLENNGLLPNGSLIRNNLRTQKSNLDKYRYPENESVGTDRSYSIQYLTESQKNFDADMTNPNYNTIDDKDHVYDEIKHKDGYKDLDTEYDHLDYSRPGSSHKTHYFRMPNPMSGGSPKEINVLRENGTTINNLSSPGLNIRQPLVVPVINAADCGSSSTNSSPTPPMLRANDSSNLYVKMTSEGSSPAGSDQECTGGGGSSSNKIPEHQLNIK; translated from the exons atgagAAGCATACGACTGATGAACGCTAGAGCGTTCGGCTTGGTCGTGATCCTGACGACCGCCCTGGCTGCAGCCCAGCTGGATGAGCTGGTAGTGGATGACGATCTGGAAGGCCCGAACGTCTGCAAAGAGGTCGAGCAGTACCAGGTGTTTGTGACGGCCCCCAGGGAGATCACCTACCAGGAGCGGTACCAAAAGTGGTGCGTGGCCGTTCCGCCTCGGTGTTCGGCGTACCGAGTGAGGACGAAGATTGTCAACGAAACCACCGGCATCAACAAGGAGCGGATCCTGAAAAAGTGCTGCTCGGGATATGCGAAGAACAAGGAACTCAACCGGTGCGAGCCGGTTTGCAATCCCGGATGTCGGCACGGCAAGTGCATTGCGCCGGAAACGTGCCGCTGTGACCAGGGATACGTCGGAAAGTCGTGCAATATAA TTATTTCTGACAAACCACTAACGCTTTGGGAAGAGTTTGTAAAGTATAAAAAGCAACGAG ACTGTCCACCGAATCGCTGGGGCTCGGACTGTTCGCAGGTGTGCAAGTGCAAGAACAACTCCACCTGTGACGCCCAGGACGGCAGCTGTAGCTGTCCGAAGGGTTACCGGGGCACGACGTGTGAGTTCCAGTGCCCATCCGATCGCTTCGGCCAGGACTGTGCCGAGGTGTGCCAGTGCCTGAACGGGGGCAAGTGCGATCCCGTGTCCGGCGAGTGTTACTGCGCACCGGGCTTCACCGGACCGCT gTGTGCTCAAAAGTGCCCGGAGGGTAAACATGGCGACCAGTGTCAGTCGGATTGTCGCTGCCAGAACGGAGGAAGTTGCGACTCGCAGACGG GTGTCCGCTGCGAAAGTCGCTGCCAGATGGGATTGTACGGGGAGAGTTGTTCCGAGGTTTGCGCGTGTCACAACAACTCGTCCTGCGATCCAATCACTGGCGAGTGCATCTGCTCGCGGGGCTGGACCGGCGCAAATTGTGACGAGCCCTGTCCGGATGGATTCTTTGGCCATGGCTGCAAGGAGCGTTGTCCGGGGACGATGCATGGCAATACCACGTGTAATCACATAACCGGAAAGTACAGCTGCCGACCGGGTTACATTGGAACGACGTGTGAGCATCCTTGTCCTACGAATACGTACGGGCCGGAGTGTAGTCTGAAGTGTACCTGCAAAAATGGTGGCGAATGTTCGCACGAGACGGGAATGTGTCAGTGTCCGCCGGGATGGACCGGTGCCAACTGCGAGGCCGTTTGTCCCAACGGATTCTACGGACCGAACTGTAGTCAAAAGTGCAGCTGCAAGAATGATGCCAAATGTCGCAAGAATGATGGTCAATGCATCTGTAAGCCAGGCTGGATGGGAAATCGGTGCGACGAGGTGTGTCCGGAAGGATTCTACGGAAATCACTGCATGGACTCGTGCAACTGCCCTGCCGGTAATTTTGTCTGCCATGCGGCTCTTGGATGCCTGTGCAGTAACGGATACACCGGAGAAAAGTGCGACGTATCGGCTGCTGAAGCAAAGATCCACCGGAAAGATGAAG ACTTGTACGAAAATTCCACAAACTATCAAGGGGTAACCGGGAATTCGTTGGATTTGGAGCGGCTCGAGTCCAGTACCGAGCCGGCTCTCACAACACAAATGGAGGAAAACCCGACCGGGAATAGTACGTACAACTTTGATTGGAAAATTGAGGGCGGACCGGGTGGTGCTGGTGGAATTCTGGAACCAAACAGCACcaacgacgacaacgacgaggGTGGGGAGGAAACCACTCCGACCGCGGGGGAAGATTTCGGCAAACCGCCGCTAGACGATTACATTCACCTTCCGGACGAACCGCACGCGGCCCATTCCGACAACGAAACGGAACAGATCGAGGGCCAGCGGCGGTGGAAGGGAAACTTGACGATTGATGATGAGTCGAGCAACTTCACGCTCGTAAATTCCACCTTGCGGCAAGAGAAACTTTTCG CATCGAACGCCGGCCTGGCTTGGGGGCTGGTACTGGCCGTCATGTTCGTCGGAGTTATCGTCGCCCTGGTACTGTACTACCGGCGACGGGTGGCCAATCTTAAAGCCGAAGTAAATCACGTCGTCAACTATATGTGCCAGGAACAGCCAGGGCACTTTGATAATCCCGTTTACTCTGCGTACCAGGGACAACCGGGATCCGGTTCGGGTGCTGCAGCCGCAGGCAATCGCCTCGAGAACAACGGACTGCTGCCCAATGGCTCGTTGATTCGGAACAATTTACGAACGCAAAAGTCCAACTTGGACAAGTATCGCTATCCGGAGAACGAGTCTGTTGGAACGGACCGAT cttaTTCCATCCAATACCTCACGGAGAGTCAGAAGAACTTTGATGCGGACATGACAAATCCCAACTACAATACAATCGATGATAAGGATCACGTTTACGATGAAATCAAGCACAAAGATGGCTACAAAGATCTCG ACACTGAGTACGACCACCTGGACTACTCGCGGCCCGGAAGTTCCCACAAAACGCACTATTTCCGCATGCCCAACCCCATGTCGGGCGGGTCACCGAAAGAGATCAACGTGCTGCGCGAAAACGGCACCACCATCAACAATCTGTCCTCGCCGGGACTGAACATCCGCCAGCCGTTGGTCGTGCCGGTGATTAACGCCGCCGACTGTGGCTCGTCCTCGACCAACTCGTCGCCGACGCCGCCCATGCTGCGGGCCAACGACAGCAGCAACCTGTACGTAAAGATGACCTCCGAGGGGTCGTCCCCGGCGGGAAGTGATCAGGAATGCACCGGTGGTGGCGGCAGCAGTAGCAATAAGATTCCCGAGCATCAGCTCAATATCAAGTAG